GAGGTCTCTGGAAATAATAATACCCGCTCAGCATAGGTAAGCCGACTGATTTGTATTGGTTTTTTGGTTTTCGCTTGGAAAGAAATAATTTCCAAAAGAACTCTTGGATTTTTTTTCGATTCTTTTGCTGTATAACGAAATAACGTAGATAGGATTTCATATCCACTTTCAGATAAATTATTCTCATGAACAAAAACTGAAACTTGCAAACTCCAAATTTGGATGTAATGAAGGATTAAATCTCCTTTTTCAGGAAAATAATTATAAAAGGTTGGCTCCGAAACTTCAACTATCTGACAGAGATCTTTAATTTTGATTTCTTCAAAAGGTTTTGATTTCAATTCCGAGAGGAAAGCTAAGGTTAAGTTCGTGCGAGTTTTGGCAAATTTTCTTTCCTTTAGGGAAAATTGTTTGAGGACTTCCGATTTTTTTTCAGTGTTCTGCGACATGTAAAATAAATATAGTCAGGACTATTTTTATAGTCAACCATATTTACCTACAAAAACATCCCAAAAGGTGAACTATTTGGATATTTTTTTAACTCAGGAAGGGATTTGGTTTCGCAAAATGTAGTTTCGTGGTAGAAGGAAAGTATTGGGCGGTGGGTCTAGTTCCCCACCCTAATCAGGGCGGGGAGATTCTATCCGCGCGGAAACTAAATCCAATCCCTATTTCTTTGCGTGAGGATGGGCATTCCGATACACTTCTTTCAACCGGTCTCTCGAAACACTCAAATACACTTGTGTAGAAGATAAAGAAGCATGACCAAGTAACTCTTGTACGGCGCGAATATCAGCACCAGCATTCAAAAGATCAGTTGCAAAGGTATGACGAAACTTATGAGGAGTGATGGCTTTTTCCATTCCCATCACTGTTCTTCGTTCAGACAAAATATAACGAATCCCACGTGTCGTTAGTTTTCCGCCGCGTTGGTTTAGAAAAATTTCTTCAGGTCCAGTGGTTCCTCTTTCTTCTAAATACTCACGAAGTGCATTTTGTGCTTCTTCGCCAATAAAAACAAAACGTTCTTTGCGACGTTTCCCCATCACTTTGAGGGAAGTTAATTCATGATTGAGATCACTTAACTTTGCATTGACTAACTCAAATACACGAAGGCCAGTGCTATATAAAACTTCGACAATGGCTTTGTCCCTCTTTCCAAGCACTTCTGCTTTTTCACCATCTTCATAATCAAGGATGTCTTCTGTTTCAATGGGAGTGAAATTTTTTGGTAACTTCTTTTTTGTTTTTGGAAAACTTACCTGTAAGATGGGGTTTGCACCAATTTTTTCTTCACGGAATAAAAATTTATAAAAAGTGCGAAGCGAAGAAAGTTTGCGACTTTGCGTTCGTTTGTCTTGTTTTTTCGTAGATTTTAAATCAGCAAAGTAAGCCCTTACATCCAAAACATCGACAGTCAAAATGTCGATCTCCTCTTTCAGACAAAACTCAAAGAAAAATTTCAAATCACGTAAATAGGCGAATAACGTATGTTCCGAATAGTTTTTTTCAATTTTCAGGTAAGTTCGGTAACTTCGGAAAAGTTCAGCCATGGCTTGTGGAAAATGGTCGGGGATTTGGACTTCAAGAGCTGGCAGAGTCATACAGACAAACTATCGGCAAAGTTTTCTTTCTCCAACGGCAAAAAAATACTATACAAGTACTTACATTTTGTTTAGTGTTGAAAACGACAAAAAAAGACATAATCCAGAAAAATTTCCCTCATCTTCCCAATTTGTCCCAGGTCTCATTCATACTGGAGTCAATCTGGAAGAGAAAAAGAGTGGAATTCGGAAGGGATGGGTTCATCCTTGAGAGAGTCGGTCAGATCATTTTTTTGAGACCAACCGGCCCAGTCCCCTACCTAGTCTTTCGGAACACCGATTTTAGGAGAACGTTTGATTCATGAAAAAAGAGAAAGCTGACAAGGCTCAAGAAAAAGAAACCGACCAAAGAAAGCAGGCCATTGACGCCGCCCTAGGCCAAATAGAAAAACAATTTGGTAAAGGTTCCATCATGCGCCTCGGTGCAGATACACGTATGGCAGAAATGAATGTTGTATCTACAGGTTCTTTGGACTTGGACATCGCCTTGGGGATTGGCGGGTTTCCTTCTGGTCGAATTCTAGAAATCTACGGACCAGAATCTTCTGGTAAAACCACACTCACTCTTTCTGCGATCGCAGAAACGCAAAAAAAAGGAGGCATTGCTGCCTTCATCGATGCGGAACATGCACTCGATCCTGCCTACGCAAAAAAATTGGGAGTCAATGTAGACGACCTACTCGTTGCCCAACCGGACAACGGAGAAGAAGCACTAGAAATTTGTGAATCTCTCGTTCGCTCCAATGCGATTGATCTCATTGTCATAGACTCTGTGGCAGCTCTTGTTCCGAAAGCGGAGATTGAAGGTGATATGGGAGATTCTCATATGGGACTTCAGGCACGGCTCATGTCCCAAGCCCTTCGTAAACTCACAGGAACCATTTCCAAATCCAATACCACAGTTATCTTTATCAACCAAATCCGTATGAAGATTGGAGTGATGTTTGGAAGTCCGGAAACCACTACAGGTGGTAATGCCTTAAAATTCTATGCATCCATCCGATTGGACATTCGTCGTATCGAAACTCTGAAAGAAAAAGAAGAACCTGTAGGTAACCGCGTTCGTGTGAAAGTGGTGAAAAACAAATGCGCTCCACCTTTCCGACAAGCAGAGTTTGATATCATGTATGCAACCGGAATCAACAAAGAAAGTTCCCTCATTGATCTTGCCGTTCGCCATGACCTAGTTGGAAAAGCGGGATCTTGGTATTCCTATAACGGAGAGAAGATCGGGCAAGGAAAGGAACAAGTTAGACTTTTCTTCCTCGAAAACCCAGACATCGCATTTAAAATTGAGAACCAAGTTCGGGATCTCAATGGACTTCCATTGGTAGACCAAGCAAAGATCCAAACCAGAGAAGTAAAATCCATTGAAAGGGACCCAAAGGAAACTAAAGAAACAAAATCAAAACAACCAGTTAGTTTCTCAACCGAAGCAGACGGAGACGTGGCAGTCGGAGAATAAACAAAGACGGCTTTCTTTTTAGGAACCATTGACCGGTTCGGGGTTTCCCG
This genomic stretch from Leptospira harrisiae harbors:
- the xerA gene encoding site-specific tyrosine recombinase/integron integrase; this translates as MTLPALEVQIPDHFPQAMAELFRSYRTYLKIEKNYSEHTLFAYLRDLKFFFEFCLKEEIDILTVDVLDVRAYFADLKSTKKQDKRTQSRKLSSLRTFYKFLFREEKIGANPILQVSFPKTKKKLPKNFTPIETEDILDYEDGEKAEVLGKRDKAIVEVLYSTGLRVFELVNAKLSDLNHELTSLKVMGKRRKERFVFIGEEAQNALREYLEERGTTGPEEIFLNQRGGKLTTRGIRYILSERRTVMGMEKAITPHKFRHTFATDLLNAGADIRAVQELLGHASLSSTQVYLSVSRDRLKEVYRNAHPHAKK
- a CDS encoding TetR/AcrR family transcriptional regulator yields the protein MSQNTEKKSEVLKQFSLKERKFAKTRTNLTLAFLSELKSKPFEEIKIKDLCQIVEVSEPTFYNYFPEKGDLILHYIQIWSLQVSVFVHENNLSESGYEILSTLFRYTAKESKKNPRVLLEIISFQAKTKKPIQISRLTYAERVLLFPETSGIENLPADGIEGIIQKALTLAAKNGELPDSTNWKSLSLSIASCFFGIPLLAFQLNQNLEKLWLDSLQYLWLGAGGKVNV
- the recA gene encoding recombinase RecA; its protein translation is MKKEKADKAQEKETDQRKQAIDAALGQIEKQFGKGSIMRLGADTRMAEMNVVSTGSLDLDIALGIGGFPSGRILEIYGPESSGKTTLTLSAIAETQKKGGIAAFIDAEHALDPAYAKKLGVNVDDLLVAQPDNGEEALEICESLVRSNAIDLIVIDSVAALVPKAEIEGDMGDSHMGLQARLMSQALRKLTGTISKSNTTVIFINQIRMKIGVMFGSPETTTGGNALKFYASIRLDIRRIETLKEKEEPVGNRVRVKVVKNKCAPPFRQAEFDIMYATGINKESSLIDLAVRHDLVGKAGSWYSYNGEKIGQGKEQVRLFFLENPDIAFKIENQVRDLNGLPLVDQAKIQTREVKSIERDPKETKETKSKQPVSFSTEADGDVAVGE